A stretch of DNA from Paenibacillus albus:
CTTCAACCTTGTTGATTCTTTGGCTAAATATTCTTTTAGCAAATTTAATGATACTTCTTCAATTTCAAGGTTTCCGATAGAGCGGATCAGCATTTTTAACTGAAGGTAATATGCCTTCAATGTATATGTGCTATAACCCAAAATGCGCTTATCGTCTTCATATAACATCCATAACTCGCTCATCGTCATAAAAAAACCTCCCAAGGGCTAATTGTTATTAGCATCGCTATATCTTGGAAGGTTTAATCTCGTTTTATGTTATTACATTATCGTGCCCGTTCAATAATAAGTTACTATCCCACTAGGTAAAATGGCTCTTCACTTGGAGATAAATCAAACTCAATAAAGTCGGCAGGGTTAAATAAGACAGTGCCCAGCCTCCTGTACCAGGCTCACTTACGATTGAATATACATTTCCTGACGTAAAAATGTGTGAAAAACTTTTCAGTTTATCTTGCTTTGACTTTTGATACATAATAGTAGGACGGCATTTTAGGGTAATGTCTTTTAACTCGATACGGCTTATATTCTGCATTTAAGAATAGTCCACCTTTAATTTATTGGTTACCTAGCTGCATCACTCTGTAATCCATTGAACGATTGTGCCCGTTAGTGTAACTTCACCTAGCTTGCTTATTTTGTATAATTTTGATAAATATCCTGTGATGACATTGCAGTTAATTCACAGATTGTGTACCCTTTGGTGATTAAATCGTGAATTATATACATACCAATGAAATATCCGCTTAAAGGATATTGGGTAGCATCATCACCACTCCACATAAAAAACTGACTCATTTTCTCTGCGGTCAAGGGTGTCCCAAATTCGTTTACAACCGCCTTTTCTAACGAATTTTTATTATTCATGAGTTCCATTGTTTTATTTATTGGCAATCCCATTACTTCCGCCACTATCTCAATAGTTAAGTCAAAATCACAACTGCCATATCTGAAAGCGACAGGACAATAAGTGCCCAAACCTTCCGATATTACCCTTTCGGTGAAGTCAAACATATCTATGTTTTGTAAAATAGCACCGCGCACCATATGATTTAGTTCATGCGGAATTAATGACTCGACGGTTGATTCACTTATATTTCGGTCAATTCCAATGTAAGCATAGGGGTTTCCGTGATTAGCCGGAAGCGCAACGCCTCCGTGCATACCTAGGTCAAGCCCAATGTATAAATCAAAATCGCCATGATAATTCAACAATTTAATGGTTTTATTCACTGTATTGACAATCTTATCAACAATACCGTTATTAATATTTTCTTTCGCTTTCGCAAGACAAGAATTAAAGTCACACTGTTCTATCATTGATTGCAAATTGCTAATATCAGTCATATAAAAATACTTAAAAATACCGTCATATAAATCTGGATATTTTTCAGTATAACACTTATAAGCGTTAAATTTGCCCTGAATTTGTGTCATGTCACACATCTCATTGTAGTTGTCAATCATATTTATTATTCTCATCTAAACAACTCCCAAAATATAATTTTTAAATTTCCGAATAGACAGCGTCGTAGTCATTTCATTCCTCCAAAGATTAGATATTTCACATTAAATATTCGTGGGAAAGTAATCCATTCCTTTTTTGGAATTGTGTTTAACTGCCCATTAGCTTAATAAAGGCTACCGAGCTAATCAGACTCGGTAGCCTTTAATTTGTTTATTGTGCTATCGTGCCCGTTAGCCATTCATGCAGCGCAAGAAACAGCGCTGCACCACAGAGGATGAAAATAGTAACGCTGTCAATAATGCTACTACGGCTGGGAGAAGAAGGTCGATCAACTATGGTGCGTTTAGAGCCCATCCGTTAGTCTGACTCCGACGACCACGGTGCATCACAGAATGTCGCTCCCCTTTGGGGAAGCACTTATGGTAGATTAATCCTATTTGGTTTGTTGCACCAGCTCCAATTACAGAGCCGTAGAAAGGAATCTTTCAATGGATGTTCTCATTGAACGCGCATGTGGAATGGATGTTCACAAGGACTCAATTACTGCATGTGTGATGACACCTGAAGGAAAGGAGATTTGTACGTTCCCTACTAAAACAGTCTTTCTCTTACAGTTAATTGACTGGATAAGAAACCACGGCTGTACGCATGTCGCAATGGAAAGTACTGGCGTGTTTTGGAAGCCAATTGTTAACCTCTTAGAAGCTGAAGATATTGAGTTTTTAGTCGTCAATGCCCAGCATATGAAGGCACTTCCAGGACGTAAAACCGATGTCAAAGATGCTGAGTGGATTGCCCAATTACTTCGCCACGGACTTTTGAAAGCTAGTTTTATT
This window harbors:
- a CDS encoding DUF2268 domain-containing putative Zn-dependent protease (predicted Zn-dependent protease with a strongly conserved HExxH motif), translated to MRIINMIDNYNEMCDMTQIQGKFNAYKCYTEKYPDLYDGIFKYFYMTDISNLQSMIEQCDFNSCLAKAKENINNGIVDKIVNTVNKTIKLLNYHGDFDLYIGLDLGMHGGVALPANHGNPYAYIGIDRNISESTVESLIPHELNHMVRGAILQNIDMFDFTERVISEGLGTYCPVAFRYGSCDFDLTIEIVAEVMGLPINKTMELMNNKNSLEKAVVNEFGTPLTAEKMSQFFMWSGDDATQYPLSGYFIGMYIIHDLITKGYTICELTAMSSQDIYQNYTK